One Osmerus mordax isolate fOsmMor3 chromosome 16, fOsmMor3.pri, whole genome shotgun sequence genomic window carries:
- the LOC136958967 gene encoding histamine H3 receptor-like produces the protein MVILVVMMVTLVVLIVLGNVLVIYAFKVDKTLRRQSNYYFLNLAISDFLVGAFCIPVYIPYILTGRWMLGRGLCKLWLVMDYLLCTASVFNIVLISYDRFLSVTCAMTYRAKQGMTHRAIVKMVAVWVLAFLLYGPAIIFWDLVVGTSCVPTEKCFAEFYYTWYFLLSASMLEFFSPFISVTFFNLSIYLNIRRRRLLQNKEEAHARPQALSASRECIRLASLFSRKSAVGKKPSASGERGSGPFHSQTSPAPVKKPEMSSARRGQCSRLSRDKKIAKSLAIIVCVFAVCWAPYTLLMIICAACRGQCIQEHGYEVTFWLLWFNSAINPFLYPLCHSSFRRAFGKILCPKKRSTQPQLQAQHRPLLPWPPPARQPACLAGRLGSAGDTLVYGTH, from the exons ATGGTGAtcctggtggtgatgatggtgacttTGGTGGTGCTTATTGTTTTGGGGAACGTGTTGGTCATATATGCCTTTAAAGTGGACAAGACTCTGAGAAGGCAGAGCAACTACTACTTTCTCAATCTGGCAATATCAGATTTTCTAGTCG GTGCATTCTGCATCCCTGTGTACATTCCCTACATCCTGACAGGCCGTTGGATGCTTGGCCGGGGTCTGTGTAAGCTTTGGTTGGTCATGGACTACCTTCTGTGTACCGCCTCTGTCTTTAACATCGTCTTAATCAGCTACGATCGCTTCCTCTCTGTCACCTGTGCG ATGACTTATCGTGCCAAACAAGGCATGACTCACCGAGCCATTGTGAAGATGGTGGCTGTTTGGGTGCTGGCCTTCCTCCTCTATGGCCCTGCGATCATCTTCTGGGATCTGGTTGTTGGCACCAGTTGTGTGCCAACTGAGAAGTGCTTCGCTGAGTTCTACTACACCTGGTACTTCCTCCTGAGCGCCTCCATGCTAGAgttcttctctcccttcatctcagtCACCTTCTTCAACCTCAGTATCTACCTCAACATCCGCCGGAGGAGGCTCCTACAGAACAAGGAGGAGGCCCACGCCCGGCCCCAAGCCCTCTCTGCGTCAAGGGAGTGCATCCGTCtggcctccctcttctcccggAAGTCGGCGGTAGGGAAGAAGCCCTCTGCGTCGGGCGAGAGGGGCTCAGGGCCCTTCCACTCCCAGACCTCCCCGGCCCCGGTGAAGAAACCCGAGATGTCCTCGGCCAGGCGGGGCCAGTGCAGCCGGCTGTCCAGGGACAAGAAGATCGCCAAGTCCCTTGCCATCATCGTGTGCGTGTTTGCTGTCTGCTGGGCTCCATACACCCTGCTGATGATAATCTGTGCCGCCTGCCGGGGACAATGCATCCAGGAACATGGGTACGAGGTCACCTTCTGGCTTCTGTGGTTCAACTCGGCCATTAACCCCTTCTTGTATCCGCTCTGCCACAGCAGCTTCCGGAGGGCCTTTGGCAAGATCCTCTGTCCCAAGAAACGCTCCACTCA GCCGCAGCTGCAGGCACAACATAGGCCTCTACTCCCCTGGCCCCCTCCTGCCCGCCAGCCCGCCTGCCTGGCAGGCAGGCTAGGTTCTGCTGGGGACACACTT GTTTATGGAACCCATTAG